actgaattctatgaatttctttattccatccttaatgtcttctataacccatttgtttttgagcagagtattgttcagtttccaagtgtttgatttcttttccctgatttttctgttattgatttctacttttatggccctatGGTCCCCCAagcgtctgtgaggaaagcatgttcctgttccctagagcacacaggtgggtggattctgcagccagaccatgggtaGCCAGTGCTTATGGTTGTAAGGTCTAGTCCTATCTGTTAATAACCTAATTCATTTATTTGAGGAAGTCGTGGtctcttgtcttccttattctccACAGTGCCCCTGGGGCCTAGTGCAGCATTCTAATTAGAACTGAGATGAACACATGCCTAGGGTGTTGCAGCTGACAATGGGTAGCGTCTACCCTCAACCAGTATGGTCACCTGTAGATGCTATGACTTTATTAGCATCAGTGCAGAAAGTTCAATTTATCAAGCTACCATTTACTATAGgttagtggttaacagcttgaatTTTAGAGTTAAACTTTTGGTTCAAATCCTTGTTCTGCAGCTTATTAGCTGTATGATCTTGGATGAATTAttaatttctctgtttttcatctgtaagatggagatAACAAAAATAGCTACTTCTCTGAGTTCtcgtaaggattaaatgagataatctgtGTTAAGTGCTTAAAACAGTGCCAGTTACATGGTCAGCAATACTGAAGTGTTTGCTGCTGTTACTAACTTGAGGGCTTATTGATCACGTACCAGGCCCACGTGACAGGCTAGGCACTTTATGATATGACCCTGGGTCATtctgactctaaaacttgctcttaaaaAAAGAAACGAATTATGCAGGCAATACattcaattgaaaaaattaaaattcaaacaaAGACCCTTCTGTTTATTGCCTTGTTACTTCCACTCTGACTCTAACTTATTTGGGAACTTTCTTCTTGGCTGATGCCCACCCGACTTGGCAATGGAGGTGACCCTAGGGTTTTCCCTCCCATTCCTGGCCCAGATGGGTAAAGGCTCCTTCAAGTACGCCTGGGTGCTGGACAAGCTGAAGGCAGAGCGGGAACGTGGCATCACCATTGACATCTCCCTGTGGAAGTTCGAGACCAGCAAATACTACATCACCATCATTGATGCTCCAGGTCACCGTGACTTCATCAAGAACATGATCACAGGCACCTCCCAGGTACTGCCAGCGTGGCCCTGGCCCTGCCATGGGGTGGGAAGTGGGTATTCCAGGCCAGGTCTGAGCTGGCACTTCCTCCGTGTGTCTCTGGGGCCAGGCAGACTGTGCTGTGCTGATTGTCGCAAGTGGTGTAGGCGAGTTTGAGGCTGGCATATCCAAGAATGGGCAGACCCGTGAGCACACACTGCTGGCCTATACGCTGGGAGTGAAGCAGCTCATCGTGGTGGTCAACAAGATGGACATCACAGAGCCGCCTTACAGTTGTGCACGCTTTGAGGAGATCACCAAGGAGGTGAAGGCCTATATCAAGAAGATTGGTTACAACTCTGAGGCTGTGGCCTTTGTGCCCATTTCAGGCTGGCACGGGGACAACATGCTGACTGCCAGCAGCAAGGTGAGTGCTGATGGGCCAAGGCCATTGAAATGAGACTTTCCTACTCAAATCTTTGTGCTTTTACTATAATATAATATCCAGGATTGACGGGGTGCTTATGGGCTAGGTACTACGAATGATCTCCATCTCCATGGGATACAATccccattttcagataaacaaacaGAGGTTGTGTATACTGAAGACTACATGACTACTAAGCATAGAGCTGTACTATCCAAAATGGTAGCTGCTAGCTACACGTggccattttaatttaaattaattaaaaataaataaaataaaaattcaattcctcagtcacactagccacatttcaagtgctcaacagtCACATATGGCTAATGGCTACGATATAAGCACAGTTATAGACTGTTTCCATCATTGTGGAAAGTCCTATTGGATAGCGCTTTTAGGTTCTAGAAGGCTGGCAGTGTGGGGGCAATATTAATATGTCTAAGATACAGTCCCTGTGTTCATGGATCCCACAATCTAGTAGGGTTCGATATTTCTAGACAAATGTCTCACTACCAAGGAAGTCTAGCTCTGGGGTCAGACCCGGGTTCAATCCCAGCTTCAGCCCTTTCCCACGGTAAAGGAGCGAGTGAGTCATTAATGCACTGGACCTCAGGACTCACTTCATGGGGGTATGAGAATGACATGAGAGAATCCACCTGGGTGCTCAAATGCTAATTGCTATCACTTATTACATTTACCTAAAGCCTACCTTTTCTTAACTGACTTCAGAATACTCTTAGCCTTTTCTTCCACATGTACACAGCTATCTTTTTCTGATGACAAAATAATATCTACCATGTCTACAATGAGATGTGAAGCATAATCCCATAAAATATAGTTAACCTAGTTTTTGTACAGGTCTTTCTAGGTATTCACAGCTGGACTCAAACTACACATACTGTTCTAtaacactttttattttcttttaatttttcttgccACTTAAACATGTTGAATAGTCAGTCAATGGCTTTATTGTATCTCATGGAGGTACAGTCATTTGTTTAGCCAtatccattaaaccaaaaaaacccagtgctgtcgagtcaattctgactcatagcgaccctataggacagagtagaaccgccccatagagtttccaagaagcgcctggtggatttgaactgctgactctttggttagcagccgtagcacttaaccactacaccaccagggtttccatacccatTATTAAATGAAAATGTGGTTAATGATTTGAGtcattatgtgccagacacctgGCCAAGCACTTTGCACATATAGAACCCCATGATGAAGGCATTCTATCTCCACttaagatgagaaaactgtggtACAGTGCAGTTAAACAATAGTGTATTGTTTCTAATTTTACCAAAAGCTGCCATAAGCATCCTGATAAATAAATCTTTGCATGTATCCTCGATAATctaattaaaataaattcctaATGAAACAAAGGGTAGGCATTATTTTGGGGGTATCTGACACGTACTGCCTGACTGCCCACGAGAAAGATTAGAACTGCCACCCTCAGGGTGTTTATTGATTTATCTGGTGTCTGAAAGTTTGCGTACTGGGCACTGTCCTTGGTGCTGAGGGCACAACAATGAATGAGACGCAACTCTGCTCATGGCCCTTACAGCCTCCTAAGGAAGGCATAATATGGTAGATGGTGACAAGTGCTGGGAAGGAAAATCTAAAGAAGGGTAAAGGAGCATGGCATGGGAAAGCTGTTTTATATTGGGTGGCCAAGGGGGGGCTCTCCTAAGATAATGTTAGAACAGAACCCTGAGGCTTTAGTGCCTGTTTCCCCACACTGAGTACCACCACgccgccccccaccccacacacgcTGAGTATCATCACACATTTCAGCTTGTGAGGTAAGGGGGtttcacacccatgttcttttgaacatttatttaccagtttttttttttttttattgagttggctttgattcatggcaactccacctATGTCAGTGTAAAACTGGTCCATAGGGCTTTTAataggtgatttttcagaagtagatcaccaggcctttcttctgaggtgcctttctcTGGGTGGAccggaacctccaaccttttggttagcagccgagtgcttaaccactttcaccacccaaggactcctgtgcTAGCTGTTCCCACTTCTCAGAGACACAAAGAGGGTGGCCTCCTTTATGCCACAGCTGGGAACAGGCTTTGGACCCTGAAGCATATTCTTTAGGGCATCTCTCTTGGGGAAAGCTTTAGTCTTTAGAAGGTATTGGTATTGGAGTATTAGAGTCTGGTTTTCGTTCTTACTTCTGATGCTTATTTAACTTGCTGTAACTTCAACAAGTCCCTTCccttctttgggcctcagtttccccatctgtgaaatgagcgGATAGAACGAGATCTAAGTGCTATTCAGATTCTGTGAATCTCTGCTTCCTGAAATACATTGGCTCAATTCAGGAGCAGTGTCTGTGAGCTTTGGGTTTGTTGCTGCCATTTAGTGGGTATATAGTAGATGTCAAGCATTGTGCTGGGTAGCACGTGtggtggtcttttctgtcttgacAATGACATGTAAGATAGGTGGTGATAAtgctatttcacagatgaggaagctgagactgaAAATGCATGAAGAAATTGCTTGAGGTCTCATGTCAAGTGTAGGCTGTTACCTGGGACAGAGCCAGGCTCTCTGTCAGCTGAGGGAGCTGCACACGTTTGCTTGGTGGCTTTTCCAGATGCCCTGGTTCAAAGGCTGGGAAATCACCAGGAAGGAAGGGAATGTGACAGGCATGACATTGCTGGATGCACTGGACTCCATCATTCCCCCTGCCCGCCCCACCAACAAGCCCCTGCGGCTGCCCCTGCAAGATGTGTACAAGATTGGGGGTGAGTACATGTCGTGTCAGGGTACCTGGGGTTGAGGCCCCATTGAGACCTGGCCTCTGACAGCCTGGTGGCTCTATCCCTCCAGGCATTGGCACTGTACCTGTGGGTCGAGTAGAAACAGGCTTCCTCAAGCCCGGCATGGTGGTGACCTTTGCCCCCTGCAATATCACCACAGAGGTCAAGTCTGTGGAAATGCACCATGAGGCCTTGGCCGAGGCCTTGCCTGGTGACAACGTGGGCTTCAATGTGAAGAATGTGCCAGTGAGGGACATCAGGCGGGGCAACGTGACAGGGGACAGCAAGAACGACCCACCCTCGGAGGTGGGAAGCTTCCTCTCCCAGGTGAGAAGGCCCACTTAGGAGCTTCCTCCTAAGGTGATCACACTGTCCTGGGAATAGGATGGGCCACCAGGTCATTCAGGATGCGGGTCGGTGAGCACGTGCTCCATGCTGGACTCTTCACAGTAAGGTAGGTGGAGTGAGACTGCTTGGGTcagaatcctgactctgccacttacttgctgtgtgaccttgaacatgaCAATAGACTTCTCTGATCCCATTAGTTCCCACAATAAGGTCTTGATGTCTTaaagcagtggctctcaaaccAGGTGGAACAGAATCACCCGGAAGTACTTTAAAATCACAGATTCCTAGGACTCTCCCTGgtggttctgattcagtaggtctgagtgGCAGAGtcgctgggtgatgcaaacagttaagcactcaactactgactgaaaggttggctgttcaaaccccactcagaagtgccttggaagaaaggcctagcaatctgctgccaaaatgtcacagcctcgAAACCCCCACAGAGCAGTTCAGGGTCGATTCAATGGTAACTGGTTGATTGGTTAACGCTGGGTGGGATATGGGAATCTGTCTATTCAGAGCTTTCAGGTGGTTCCCTGGCACACTGACTTAGAGCATGAAGCCTCCGTTAACGCAGTGTCTGGTACATGCTTACTACCCCAGTGGAGGCTGGCTCTACCTAGCAACAGCCTTGGGATCATTAAATGAGATGGTGATTTCTAAAACAGCTGACCTGGAGCCACTAACAAATTACATAGCTGCTATTGTAACTCATTTTTCTAAACCACACATCTATGTGTGTAGGctgggaagtccctgggtggtgcacacagttagtgagctcagctgctaaccaaaaggttggaagttcaagtctacctggaggtgccccagaagaaaggcctgacagtctacttctgaaaaaaatcagccattaaaaaccctagggagccCCGTTGTACTGTGACACGCacgggatcatcatgagtcagtcAGCTCGACATCAACTGGTGGTGATGCTGTAGGCTTTAGTATCACTCGTCCCCAGCTGTGACACTTCCTGTGAAAACTGGGGCAGGTAACTCgtctctctgcccctcagtttgctTGTTGAAAAGAGAAAATGTGAATAATCATACTGCGTGTACCTCATAGGGCTGCTGAGAAAATGAACTTGGAATATACAAGACTCACTTATCGTGGAACTTGGTATATCCCATAAACACTGAACTGTTCACTTTAAAGTGTGTCCAAGGTACCTGGCCGCGTAGCTGGTTAGGGCCATCTCCTTTGGAGGTTGCTGGGCTAATGCCCTCTCCtgtcccccttcccaccccatcCTGTGCCCCAGGTGATCATTCTCAACCACCCCGGCAACATTGCAGCCGGCTACTCCCCAGTTCTGGACTGCCACACAGCCCACATCACCTGCAGGTTTGCTGAGCTGAAGGAGAAGATCGACCGGCGCTCAGGCAAGAAGCTTGAAGACAACCCCAAAGCCCTGAAGTCCGGGGACTCGGCCATCATCCACATGATCCCGTGCAAGCCCATGTGCGTGGAAAGCTTCTCAGAGTACCCACCCCTTGGTAAGGCTCAGCACCATTTGGTCACCTGGGACTGCCCTTTCCTCCTCCCAGGTCAGGGGATTCAGTTGACCCATGTGTCACACCCGAGCCAGGGAGCAGAGCCTGGATACAAGGGTCCAAGTGCCATGTTAGCAGGGCCTAGAAAGGGGAAGTCTTGCCAGGTGTCACACAGTAAGTCAGGGGCCACTTTAGAGCCTTGCTACTGTAAGTGTGGTCTGTGGACCAGCAGCATGGACATCACCTGGGAGTTGGTTAGAGATACAGAATCTCAGGCTCCACCCAGACCTGCTAGCCAGaatgtacattttaacaagacccccaggtgatagCAACACACATCAAAGTTTTCAAAGCACTAGCGTAGAGAAGGTGAATACTGCAAAGGTTAGTAGGGacttctattctcttctgctcTCTAGTGCAGTGGCTTTCGAACCTGGTCGATAAGCAGAATCACTGGGGGAATCTCTGAAACCCAGGGCCCAGACCCCAATAAATTTGCCAGATCAAGGCTGTAGCctgagtccatttttttttttctttctaaagtatttaagcattctttttctttatgagTTGGCAGAATGAGGTGGTGCCCTAGCAACCTGCACAGGTGACTAATGAGTTCTTTGAGTAttgttgtttcatttatttattttttttaggtactGGGTTCATTATGAACTCACagctttttatacatttttatgttTCCATCTGCTCAGCCTTTAATTAATTTTTCTGCTTACTTTCTTAATGCTCAAATTGTTCCGTCTTTGACCAACAGGAATTTCCTCTAATTGGCTCCTGGGTCCATTTGATAGGACCtggtcatccttttttttttttttccaattaaaaaaattttgtgtgtgtatggtaaaatatatataacaaaaatattgCCCTTTAACTATTCTTAAGTATAGAATTCAGGAATACATTTCTTGGGCTCCCCAGGTACCCTATGCATGGCCGGGCTTGAACCATTTACCTAGAACATTCTAAACTGAAATCTATAGAAGTAGGCactttataggagccctggtagctcagtggttaagtgctcagctgctaaccagacagtcggtagttcgagcccaccagctgctctgtgggaggaagatgtggcagtctacttcgataaagatttacagcctgcaaaccctatggggcagttctactctgtcctatagggtcactatgagttggaattgactggacagcaatggttttttgggttttggtggcaCTTTTATGAGGGTTTCTGTGCCAAGCTATGTGCTAAATGTTAGTTACTAAGAGACAAGGAGAACAAGTCCCTGTCCTCAGGGGCTCCCAGTTGAATTCTCCCAGGGGTGAATTTTAAACAAGGCTAATCCGAGAGCGAGATATgggccagagaggctgccacatgaaTGTTGTGATGCTGAGTTACTTCCTCCTGCCTCTGCCAAAAATACTGTGAGGCTCAAAGCCAGATGCCAAGCCTTTCcctctacaacttgaagaaagggGTGCATTGAAGAACCCCCTTGAGAAGCAAGTGCCAAATTCACAGTTGACGTAAGTGAGATCCATCAGCAGATGAGTTGTGATGAGCACAGAGAAGGTGCTAGGTGCTTGGTTGCTGGGAGCATTAGGATGGTAGGGCGTTGGGTATACCAAAAGGAAAGCTTTCCCTTTAACCTTTACTGTGCTGATGGAAGCAGGACAGTCAAGCTGCTAAGAATAAAAGCTCTGGTGTGTGACTTCCAGGTTTTCAACTATTACAGCCACTCTGTAATAGTCCTTCCACTTCTTCACCTCAGTTTCCACACCTGTAAAATAACGAGATCTACTATAAGTTGCTGGGAGGATTAGACGTATGACTCAGATTATCATGTACTCGGCTCACTTGAcatagtccctgagtggtgcaaaaggttaacatgcttgctgctaacctaaaggttagttgtttgagtctactcagaggtacctcagaagaaaggcctggcaatctacttccaaaaattcagccgttgaaaaccctacggagcacagctctactctgacacatatagagtcaccatgagttggaatgactcaatggcaactggttttttggctCATTTGAGTTTCtcgcagcgcagtggttaagcgcttggctgctaaccaaaaggttggcagttcaaacccaccagatgctccatgcgagaaagatgtgacagtctgcttctataaagattacagccttggaaaccctatgggggagctctactgtgtcctatagggtcgccatgagtaggaatccattctatgtcaacaggtttggtttttggtgtgcaGTAGCTCTTGCCCTGGTGGGGTTCCCTGCTTGTTTCTCCATATCCTGTGTCCTAGGCCGCTTCGCTGTGCGTGACATGAGGCAGACGGTGGCTGTTGGGGTCATCAAGGCCGTGGAGAAAAAAGCAGCTGCTGGCGGCAAGGTCACCAAGTCAGCCATGAAAGCAGCCAAGAAGTGAGGAGTGGAGGCCACCCCAGGCCCTGGGCAGCCTGTGCAGAGCCACACCTGGGAAGAGCAGCTCAAAGAGAAGCCTCAAAGGTCCACTATGCTTTGGCCTGAAACTGTCTGAAGC
This DNA window, taken from Elephas maximus indicus isolate mEleMax1 chromosome 3, mEleMax1 primary haplotype, whole genome shotgun sequence, encodes the following:
- the LOC126071669 gene encoding elongation factor 1-alpha-like; translated protein: MGKDKTHINIVVIGHVDSGKSTTTGHLIYKCGGIDKRTIEKFEKEATEMGKGSFKYAWVLDKLKAERERGITIDISLWKFETSKYYITIIDAPGHRDFIKNMITGTSQADCAVLIVASGVGEFEAGISKNGQTREHTLLAYTLGVKQLIVVVNKMDITEPPYSCARFEEITKEVKAYIKKIGYNSEAVAFVPISGWHGDNMLTASSKMPWFKGWEITRKEGNVTGMTLLDALDSIIPPARPTNKPLRLPLQDVYKIGGIGTVPVGRVETGFLKPGMVVTFAPCNITTEVKSVEMHHEALAEALPGDNVGFNVKNVPVRDIRRGNVTGDSKNDPPSEVGSFLSQVIILNHPGNIAAGYSPVLDCHTAHITCRFAELKEKIDRRSGKKLEDNPKALKSGDSAIIHMIPCKPMCVESFSEYPPLGRFAVRDMRQTVAVGVIKAVEKKAAAGGKVTKSAMKAAKK